One segment of Danaus plexippus chromosome 10, MEX_DaPlex, whole genome shotgun sequence DNA contains the following:
- the LOC116766933 gene encoding pickpocket protein 28-like — MKIRNIMLPTRPFQTRLIQDGSDRETKKKNILQTIINKVKDYIVLFLETSSIHGLNHLVVVGRHPCEVFLWLCMVIISVFGTVILSGTTWSRYQSSPTVVSMDRDMFAWNTTFPCITLCPTKKLDPGKLTAYIGNANASDSDKLREFITALAKANFETFNTVPYYKEISPEKYLELIIGLAPPFDPSLTIGASGINLQIEPTITEMGLCYAINSKVAVYNSPQYRAANRWDIVTSKNFTFFVHPLDGEVFAQLNNISSSYEVYIHGPLEVPDISTKRHYADENYYMKIYVTAMTVYTSPEAARLSVGQRRCRFLHENSLKHNSVYTYNMCRMECRLRLCLKYCKCVPFFYRNGKEKICDVDGMQCLAKYKDDLIKLRTKDGKKVSCECLPICDDVNYIVQSHALHEWFLGTFFQWGIVTYPRMRYRRDIIFGFTDVLVAVGGMAGLFLGCSVLSFMEIVYFLTLRLFWYARRG; from the exons atgaaaattcggAATATCATGTTACCAACACGCCCATTCCAAACGAGACTGATACAGGACGGTTCAGATCgtgaaacaaaaaagaaaaatattctccaaacaataattaataaagttaaagattacattgttttattcctGGAAACTTCTTCTATACATGGCTTGAACCACTTAGTTGTGGTCGGCAGACATCCGTGTGAAGT GTTTCTGTGGTTGTGCATGGTGATTATTTCTGTGTTTGGGACCGTCATCCTGTCTGGGACCACCTGGTCCCGCTATCAGTCCTCACCGACTGTGGTTTCTATGGATAGGGATATGTTCGCTTGGAACACAACTTTTCCTTGTATAACTCTTTGTCCCACCAAAAAGCTGGATCCGGGGAAGCTAACCGCTTATATTGG AAATGCAAATGCATCAGATTCTGATAAGCTTCGAGAATTTATAACGGCGCTCGCTAAAGCAAATTTTGAAACTTTCAACACAGTGCCTTATTATAAAGAGATAAGTCCTGAGAAGTATTTGGAATTGATTATTGGCTTAGCTCCACCATTCGATCCTTCTCTGACTATTGGAGCTTCTGGTATCAATCTGCAGATCGAACCCACTATAACTGAGATGGGTCTGTGTTACGCCATTAACTCAAAGGTTGCTGTGTATAATTCTCCTCA GTACAGAGCAGCAAATAGATGGGATATAGTGACATCCaagaattttacattttttgttcatCCTCTGGACGGAGAGGTGTTCGCTCAGCTGAATAATATATCTAGTTCCTATGAG GTATACATCCACGGTCCCTTAGAGGTACCCGATATTTCAACGAAGCGTCACTACGCTGATGAGAACTACTACATGAAGATATACGTGACGGCCATGACGGTCTACACGTCTCCGGAGGCCGCCAG gcTTAGTGTAGGTCAGCGTCGCTGTCGCTTCCTGCACGAGAACTCTTTGAAACACAACTCAGTGTATACATACAATATGTGTCGCATGGAATGCCGCTTGCGACTGTGTCTCAAATACTGCAAGTGTGTCCCTTTCTTTTATAGAAATg GTAAGGAAAAAATTTGTGATGTCGACGGAATGCAATGCTTAGCAAAATATAAAG aTGATCTTATTAAACTCAGAACAAAAGATGGAAAGAAAGTTAGTTGTGAGTGTCTTCCTATTTGCGACGATGTCAACTATATTGTTCAATCACAT gcCCTGCATGAGTGGTTTCTTGGAACTTTCTTTCAGTGGGGAATCGTCACTTACCCTAGAATGCGTTATAGACGAGATATTATATTCGGCTTTACTGACGTTCTTG TTGCTGTCGGGGGCATGGCTGGACTCTTTCTAGGCTGTAGTGTTCTTAGCTTTATGGAAATAGTGTATTTCTTGACGTTACGTCTCTTCTGGTACGCGAGAAGAG gATAG